In a single window of the Salmo trutta chromosome 23, fSalTru1.1, whole genome shotgun sequence genome:
- the LOC115159757 gene encoding stanniocalcin — MLAKFGLCAVFLVLGTAATFDTDPEEDSPRRARFSSNSPSDVARCLNGALAVGCGTFACLENSTCDTDGMHDICQLFFHTAATFNTQGKTFVKESLRCIANGVTSKVFQTIRRCGVFQRMISEVQEECYSRLDICGVARSNPEAIGEVVQVPAHFPNRYYSTLLQSLLACDEETVAVVRAGLVARLGPDMETLFQLLQNKHCPQGSNQGPNSAPAGWRWPMGSAPSFKIQPSMRGRDPTHLFARKRSVEALEREME, encoded by the exons ATGCTCGCAAAATTCGGCCTGTGCGCGGTCTTCCTCGTCCTGGGGACTGCCGCCACCTTCGACACCGACCCCGAGGAAGATTCTCCTCGCCGTGCACGCTTCTCATCCAACAGCCCCT cggATGTGGCTAGGTGTTTGAATGGTGCTCTAGCCGTGGGATGTGGTACGTTTGCCTGCCTGGAGAATTCTACCTGTGACACTGATGGCATGCACGATATCTGTCAACTGTTCTTTCACACCGCAGCTACCTTTAACACACAG ggtaaGACGTTTGTAAAGGAGAGTCTGAGGTGTATTGCCAACGGCGTCACGTCTAAAGTCTTCCAGACCATCAGGCGCTGTGGAGTCTTCCAGAGAATGATCTCTGAG gtccAGGAGGAGTGTTACAGTAGACTGGACATCTGTGGTGTGGCTCGCTCCAACCCTGAGGCCATCGGAGAGGTGGTGCAGGTCCCTGCACACTTCCCCAACAG gtactACAGCACTCTGCTCCAGTCCCTGCTAGCCTGTGATGAGGAGACAGTGGCTGTGGTCAGGGCAGGGCTTGTTGCTAGGCTGGGGCCAGACATGGAAACTCTCTTCCAGCTGCTGCAGAACAAACACTGCCCCCAGGGTTCTAACCAGGGTCCCAACTCTGCCCCCGCTGGCTGGCGCTGGCCAATGGGGTCGGCTCCTTCCTTCAAGATCCAGCCCAGCATGAGAGGAAGAGACCCCACCCACCTATTCGCTAGGAAACGCTCTGTGGAGGcattggagagagagatggagtag